The genomic region TTGGTTGGATGGGAGATGTGTATGTCACTGAAGATTGCAGTTGCTGGCGCGGGCTATGTGGGCCTTGCGAATGCCGTCATGCTGGCACGCCATCACGAAGTTCGCCTCGTTGATGTTGTCCCGGAGAAAGTCGAGCTCATCAACCAGGGGACTTCTCCCATTATTGACCGTGAAATCTCGGAATATCTAGGCAAAAGCGATCTGAACTTAACGGCGACGCTAGATGCGCCCTCCGCATATACCGGAGCCGATATAGCTTTCATTGCTACACCTACAAATTACGACGAGGAAACTCACGCTTTTGATACCTCTTCTGTCGAAGCGGCATATCGCGCAATTCGCGCGGTGAACATCGCATGCCCGATCGTTATCAAGTCGACCGTTCCGATTGGGTATACCCAACGCCTGCGCGAAGAGGCGTCCGATGACGCGATTCTGTTTTCTCCCGAATTCTTGCGGGAGGGCAAGGCCCTGTATGACTGTCTGCACCCCTCGCGTGTCATTGTCGGCGCGGCCGACAAGAATGATCCTCGTGCCCGACAAGCGGCCGATCTTCTTGTTGAAGGAGCGCTTGACGAGAATGTTCCCGAGCTGGTTATGCAGTCCACCGAGGCGGAGGCTGTCAAACTTTTTGCCAACACGTATCTCGCCCTGCGCGTAAGCTACTTCAACGAGCTGGATACGTTTGCTGACGTGCGAGGGCTTGATGCACGGTCAATCATCGATGGCGTCTGCCTCGATCCACGCATTGGCGGCCACTACAACAATCCGTCCTTTGGCTATGGCGGCTACTGCTTGCCCAAGGACACGAAGCAGCTGCTGGCCAACTACGACAACGTTCCGCAGAACCTCATGCAGGCCATTGTTGACTCGAACCAAACGAGGATGGCATACATCGCTGAGACCATATTGCGAAACAATCCGAAGGTTGTCGGCATCTATCGACTCACAATGAAGTCAAATTCCGACAACTTCCGCCAGTCTTCGATTCAGGGCGTCATCAAGGAGCTGCGCAGGCGTGGTGCGACGATTCTGATCTACGAGCCTATGGCCCAGGGGGCGGAGTTCATGGGTCTCGAGGTTACGAAGGATCTGGAGGACTTTAAGCGCCGTAGCGATGCGATTGCAGCAAATCGCATGTCGCCCGAGCTGTGCGACGTTGCAGATAAGGTGGTCACGCGCGACCTGTTCAAACGGGACTAAGGGCGGAGCGCTGAAGCGAGGCCGAGATCCAGGCAACTGCGAGCCCTTCTGGGGAAGAGACGATTTACTGGCTTCTTGGCGCAGCATGTAGAACGTCAGACCAGGCGTGTTTTGCGCGAGCGGCAAAGGAGAGTGCGTGAACGTGATACAGGGTATCAAGAAGATGCTCAAACATATTCTTCCCCCTCCCACAGCCTCGTTTATGCGTGAGGTCACAAGGCTTGATCAGTCTATCGGGCAGACAGAAGAGTACCTTTCCAATACACTGGGACGCATATCCAAGCAGGTCGAACGCATGAATGCCCGATCAATTCAAGACAATCTTGCGATAAGGAATTTACTTTCGCGAGATGACTCCTCGGTTGGGCGACTATTCGATCTGTTCGAATCGATGAATCGCGAAGACTTGCGCCAATATGCCAGCAATAAAGAATCGATGGAGTGGATTGCGGGATCAATCGATTCTCTCGTGGATCTGTGCAAAGAGGGCAATCTACAGGCAAATAACATACCAGAGCTTATTACTGCAGTTCGTTCTCTGCAAAAAGAGAATAGTGAATTGATTTCTCAACAAAAAAGGAATAACGAACTTCTCCAAGATCTTAAAGACAGCATTGAATCGACGCAGCTCATCATAAGTTCTGATTACCGACGACTCAAAGATGAGATTAATGGTTTAGGCCGTCGAGCATTCATTAGGCAAGATGAGCTCCTCGATCCGAGCTTATATGCACATGCTTTGAGAATGTGGTATCAGAATAAAACTGGTTGCACATTGGATTTATATAATCCAACAACATATAATGAAAAAATACAATGGCTTAAGGTATTCGATCACGATCCTAGAAAGACGGAACTTGCAGATAAACTAAAAGTGCGCGATTGGGTTGCGCGCAAAATCGGAGAGGAATATCTTATTCCCTTGTGCGCCGTCTATGACCGAGCGGAAGAAATTGCGTTCGACACGCTGCCTGAGAGCTTCGTAATGAAGGCGACGCATGGGAGTGGGTGGAATCTGCTTGTGCCGTCCAAATCAGACATTACAGCCAATCTGTTGCTTAGCAAAGCTCGATCATGGCTTAACACGAATTTTGCTTTTGTAAATGGATATGAAATGCAATATAATGATATACCTAGAAAAATAATTATCGAAAAGTATTTGTCTAACAAAGATGGAAATTTAAATGATTATAAATTTTGGTGTTTTAACGGAAAAGTAGAATATATCCAGTACATCGCTGAACGTCGTACGGGCATGAAAATGCTATTTCTGGACACAGATTGGCGCCCAATGCCTTTTGTCTATGATCATCCGCTTTTGGAAGATGTCGTAGAGCGTCCTGACAACCTATCTGAGATGCTGGAGCTGGCGGAGAAGCTCTCAAAGGGGTTCTGCCACGTTCGCGTGGACCTGTATCGGCTGGATGACGGTACAATCAAGTTTGGTGAGATGACTTTTTCGAGCGCCTCGGGCGTGGGAAGATGGCTACCTTCTGAAGCTGACACGCTTATGGGGAAATATCTGTGCCTTCCGAAGGAGCAGCGCGATGCGGAATATTGCTAAAAACGGTGATGCAAAACTGGCCCCCTATGTCTCCATTGTCGTGCCTGTATACAATGCCGAGCAGCATTTAGACGAATGTATTAATACTATCATACATCAAACATTAAAAAATATAGAAATATTACTTATCGATGATGGATCTGAGGATGGAAGTCTCTCTATCTGTAGAGCCTATGCCGAGCAGGACAAGAGAGTCAGAGTCATCCACCAAGAAAACTGCGGTGCGTATGCTGCCCGTAATCTAGGGATACAGCAGGCCCAAGGGGACTACATACTCTTTCTTGATTCAGATGATTTTTTTGAACTGGATTTGTGCGAAAGAACGTTTTGCTGTGCTCAAGAACGTAATCTTGATATTTTGCTTTTTATGGCAGATGTATATTTGGAAGATACGAATAAATATAAAGACTCTAGTTGGCTAATTAATAAAAGACTTCTCGCAGACGTACAAGAGGTTTTTTCTTCTAGGGATGTTGCTGAGAAGCTTTTTCTGATAGCTGCTGGTGGCCCGTGTAACAAGTTGTTCAAGCGCCGATTCCTAACTGAAAATGAGATCACTTTTCCTAAGATGAGAAGTCTGGAGGATGTTCCCTTTGTCTATTATGCGATGGCTCTCGCTGATAGAATTTCCTTTCTCGACAAAACCCTAGAGCATTATCGAAAGAAGTCTCAGGGCGACGGACTTGTTCAGCAGGCTCAGTATCATCCGACTAGGATTTACGAGTCATATAAGATACTCAAAGATCGCTTACAGGGGAAGCAGATATTTGATATTTTTGAGCAGACATTTATCAATAGATCTGTTTCTGATTTTATCGATCAGTATGAGTATGTTATATCTGATAGTGAAACAAAAAAATACTTTAAACTGTTTTATAATAAAATTATAGCAAATGACTTCCGTATCTCTGATAAGACTAATGAATATTATATTGATATAAAAATATATAATCGATTAAAAATGCTAATGGATAATACATCTGATATTGAAATAAATAATCAAGATCCTGAAGTATCAATTATAGTGCCCGTATATAACAATGCTCCTTACCTTAGACAGTGCTTGAATAGTCTAATTGATCAATCTTTTAAAAATATCGAAATTATACTCGTAGATGACGGTTCAACCGACAGCTCTCTGCAGATCCTAAGAGAATACGAAATGATAGATTCTCGTATCCAAGTTTTAACTCAAGACAATGAATACGCTGGGGCTGCTCGAAATGCGGGCATGAAGGTTGCTCGGGGAAACTACTACCTGTTTCTTGACTCTGATGATTTTTTCCACGTAGATATGGTACTTTATTTATATCATGTGGCTAAACAATACGATTCTGATATCGTATTGTGTGATGGATATTACTATGATAATGATAAAAAAATAAATACGCCTGCAAGAATGCTGCTTCAACGGTATAATATACCTAAAACGATGCCCTTTTCATACAAAGATAACCCTGACAAGATACTGCATATGACAATTGATTGTCCGTGGAACAAGCTCTTTAAAGCTTCGTTTATCAAAAACCATGGACTTGTATTTCAACAGATTAGGTCAGCAAATGATGTTTACTTTGTTGACTCTGCCATATTGCTTGCTGATCGTATTGCCGTTTGTGATAGGAAACTCATCCATTATCGTACAAATGTCCATACGAG from Coriobacteriia bacterium harbors:
- a CDS encoding glycosyltransferase, producing MRNIAKNGDAKLAPYVSIVVPVYNAEQHLDECINTIIHQTLKNIEILLIDDGSEDGSLSICRAYAEQDKRVRVIHQENCGAYAARNLGIQQAQGDYILFLDSDDFFELDLCERTFCCAQERNLDILLFMADVYLEDTNKYKDSSWLINKRLLADVQEVFSSRDVAEKLFLIAAGGPCNKLFKRRFLTENEITFPKMRSLEDVPFVYYAMALADRISFLDKTLEHYRKKSQGDGLVQQAQYHPTRIYESYKILKDRLQGKQIFDIFEQTFINRSVSDFIDQYEYVISDSETKKYFKLFYNKIIANDFRISDKTNEYYIDIKIYNRLKMLMDNTSDIEINNQDPEVSIIVPVYNNAPYLRQCLNSLIDQSFKNIEIILVDDGSTDSSLQILREYEMIDSRIQVLTQDNEYAGAARNAGMKVARGNYYLFLDSDDFFHVDMVLYLYHVAKQYDSDIVLCDGYYYDNDKKINTPARMLLQRYNIPKTMPFSYKDNPDKILHMTIDCPWNKLFKASFIKNHGLVFQQIRSANDVYFVDSAILLADRIAVCDRKLIHYRTNVHTSLQATRSKEPLNFYEALTAVKNRMLYEPRYSEISRSLVSLFVTGCRTHLDRAKNDQEFLLLYSFYNQIAFKEWNIDSLPKEDFVYVDDWKWIHSVLELSPTAYLLLKWRSASVSAPSSVQKAGTNKGMLSNTAGGKTLSQTAECDDGSVDRIKYYRSYKIGCALTWLPRKVRGLARCFHEHGMSYTLRRIPEHFGIPANAEMQKISRGVNEASRPTPVIVSLTSFPDRINSVHKAIESLLAQTVKPDMVILWLASSQFPHKLRDLPISLLRLRRLGLTIRWCDDIRSHKKYYYAMQEYPDAIVITADDDLYYPSDTVEILLNGHKRFPTYVCATRCHVIGFDQDGKVLPYKLWEKEQSRFLDTPSMLLFSTSGAGTLYPPHCMSEHLFDRDVFETSCPTADDVWLKTMQTVAGVKTVQIAPNRPLNYIEGSQERTLTQVNVDLDGNDKQIAFLNEAYRGSWDKRLLHD
- a CDS encoding nucleotide sugar dehydrogenase, which encodes MKIAVAGAGYVGLANAVMLARHHEVRLVDVVPEKVELINQGTSPIIDREISEYLGKSDLNLTATLDAPSAYTGADIAFIATPTNYDEETHAFDTSSVEAAYRAIRAVNIACPIVIKSTVPIGYTQRLREEASDDAILFSPEFLREGKALYDCLHPSRVIVGAADKNDPRARQAADLLVEGALDENVPELVMQSTEAEAVKLFANTYLALRVSYFNELDTFADVRGLDARSIIDGVCLDPRIGGHYNNPSFGYGGYCLPKDTKQLLANYDNVPQNLMQAIVDSNQTRMAYIAETILRNNPKVVGIYRLTMKSNSDNFRQSSIQGVIKELRRRGATILIYEPMAQGAEFMGLEVTKDLEDFKRRSDAIAANRMSPELCDVADKVVTRDLFKRD